The Thiosulfativibrio zosterae genome has a window encoding:
- a CDS encoding YebC/PmpR family DNA-binding transcriptional regulator, translating into MGRAYQNRKESMAKTAEAKTKVYGKFGRELYVCAKAGGAEPESNLSLRALIDKAKKNQVPAHVIEKALSKAKGGGGEDFAVARYEGYGPGSCMVIVECLTDNPNRTFGDVRNCFNKTKCKIGTQGSVSHMFDHAGILSFKGEEESTLEALLMADVDVIDIENDEGLLTVFVQQQDYNKAKQALHEAFGDVEFEVDEIQFLARNHVTISGDDLEMYEKFMDMLNDLDDVQNVYTDVDMPEDSE; encoded by the coding sequence ATGGGAAGAGCTTATCAAAACCGTAAAGAATCCATGGCCAAAACGGCAGAAGCCAAAACGAAGGTTTATGGAAAGTTTGGTCGTGAACTATATGTCTGTGCAAAAGCCGGTGGCGCAGAGCCAGAAAGCAATTTGTCATTACGCGCCTTAATTGATAAAGCCAAAAAAAACCAAGTCCCAGCACATGTTATCGAAAAAGCATTAAGTAAAGCCAAAGGTGGCGGTGGAGAAGATTTCGCCGTTGCTCGCTATGAAGGTTATGGTCCGGGTAGTTGTATGGTTATCGTAGAGTGCTTAACGGATAATCCAAACCGAACTTTTGGTGATGTGCGTAACTGCTTCAACAAAACCAAATGTAAGATTGGAACACAAGGCTCGGTTAGCCATATGTTTGACCACGCGGGCATCCTATCTTTTAAAGGTGAAGAAGAATCCACTCTAGAAGCCTTGCTCATGGCTGATGTCGATGTTATTGATATAGAGAACGATGAAGGGTTGTTAACAGTCTTTGTACAACAACAAGATTACAATAAAGCAAAGCAGGCGCTACATGAAGCCTTTGGTGATGTAGAGTTTGAAGTCGATGAAATTCAGTTCCTAGCAAGAAATCATGTGACCATCTCGGGTGATGACCTTGAAATGTACGAAAAGTTTATGGATATGCTGAATGATTTAGACGATGTTCAAAATGTTTACACAGATGTAGATATGCCTGAAGACTCTGAATAA
- a CDS encoding response regulator, with product MKILIVDDQDMIRKLVVMTLTNRNDEIAEVDNGSDVLPMIDSFKPDLVVLDVMMPGAFDGFDLCRKIKSNPETNHIKVVMLTAKALDDDKEEAKYAGADEYLVKPFSPINLITAVEKFEKQI from the coding sequence ATGAAAATTTTAATTGTAGACGATCAGGATATGATCAGAAAATTAGTGGTAATGACCTTGACTAATCGAAATGATGAAATAGCCGAGGTCGATAATGGTTCGGATGTTTTGCCGATGATTGATTCTTTCAAACCAGACTTGGTTGTATTGGATGTCATGATGCCGGGGGCATTTGATGGCTTTGATTTGTGTCGTAAAATCAAAAGCAATCCAGAAACAAATCACATTAAAGTGGTCATGCTAACTGCCAAAGCGCTTGATGACGATAAAGAAGAAGCCAAGTATGCCGGTGCTGATGAATATTTAGTCAAGCCTTTCAGTCCAATTAACTTAATAACTGCTGTCGAAAAGTTCGAAAAGCAGATATAA
- a CDS encoding response regulator gives MVQQTEYITTTEACSLIGVSKTVVKKLADQGVLQTWKTPGGHRRLLRSSVDEYLASFNRGPSTLDDVVPEAMDSDAMTVLIVEDDLVTVQLLVKVVESLNLKVNVVTALNGYEGLMKVGSHKPDVILADLMMPKMDGYTMLNSIRHFDDGMNATIIVITSFEEKDIDREKLPVDVVVMQKPLQVDILKSFLRYEYHLKFA, from the coding sequence ATGGTTCAACAAACTGAATATATTACAACAACCGAAGCCTGTAGCTTAATCGGGGTTTCTAAAACGGTCGTTAAAAAACTGGCGGATCAAGGTGTGTTGCAAACTTGGAAAACACCTGGTGGCCATCGTCGATTGCTGAGAAGTTCTGTCGATGAATATTTGGCCAGCTTTAATCGCGGCCCTTCAACATTAGATGATGTCGTTCCTGAAGCGATGGATTCTGATGCCATGACAGTTTTAATTGTAGAAGACGATTTAGTGACCGTGCAATTATTGGTGAAAGTGGTAGAAAGTTTAAATTTAAAAGTCAATGTTGTCACCGCCTTAAATGGTTATGAAGGCCTGATGAAAGTCGGTTCTCACAAGCCAGATGTTATTTTGGCAGACTTGATGATGCCAAAAATGGACGGCTATACCATGTTAAACAGTATTCGTCATTTTGATGATGGTATGAACGCAACCATTATTGTCATTACCTCTTTTGAAGAAAAAGACATAGACAGAGAAAAGCTGCCTGTTGATGTAGTGGTTATGCAAAAGCCATTGCAAGTTGATATTCTGAAAAGCTTTCTAAGATATGAGTATCACTTGAAATTTGCATAA